The Desulfovibrio fairfieldensis sequence GGTGCCCTCGGCCGAGGAACAGGGATCATTATGTAGAATGAAAGCCACGCGCCGCTGTGCCACGGGTTTATCGCGCAGGCGCAGCCAGCGTTCCACACGGGCCGCCAGACGCTGCACACGTTCCGGCAGGGGCATGCGGTAGGCCACATCGCCCAGACTTTTTTCCGGGACTGTGCCGCCCAGAAAAAATGGCTCCACAACCCCTTCAAATTCCGGCAAGGCCACAGCCCAAGCCACTTCAGAACCGAGCCCCTGTGGGTCGGCCTGCCAAGCTTCCACTGTTTTTGAGGATGAAAATACCGGTTGGAAAACCGGCACACCCAGCCGACGGAAAAGGCGTACATTGTCCCTGGCCGGGGAATCGTCGCCCACAAAGGCAGGGGCTTCCTCTTCCATGCCCTTTTCGCGGGAGAAGTAGGGCAGAAGTTTGATCAGGGCATCCACCCGGCTTTGCCCCTGTGGATCAAGGAAGACTTCCTTGGCCCATCTGGTCCCTCCCCTGTTGCCCAGCGCCGCATCGCGCAAAGCATTGGCGAAGGCGGGCAGAACGCGCAGCCCTTTATTTTCCAGAGCGCGTACCAGGGATTCTTCCGCTTGGGTCATGGCGTTGACCCAGTAGTGCCGTCCGAAAAGCAGGCCCACCGTGTCCCCGCACAGCCCTTTCTGTTCCGCATGTCCCGCATACCAGTCAAGGTAGGCGCTGACACCGTCAAAAGCGGGCACTGGCGCGTCCGGGTGCCAGAGTCCTTCCCAGAGCATGGCGCGCGGTTCTGGCAGCGTGGCGATATCGTCGCCGCGAGCGAGTGCTTTCATAAAGCGCAACAGGGTTTCCGTATTGTCCGCGCCGCCGTAGGACAGATAGCGGTAGGCCCTTTCTGCCTCCTGCGGCGACACCGAGGACAATGCCCAGGCTGCGGGGTCCGAAGCGACGCAGATCACCGGCAGATGTTCTCCGGCCCCGCGCAGGGGATCGTCCAGTGTGTTCCAGACTGTGTCAGATCCCCGGAATACAAAGACGGCCCCGGCATCCTCAACGGCCTGAATGCAGTCTTCCGGGCGTTCCTCAAGGTCGCGCGAACAGAACACGCGAACGGCAACGCCTTCCCCCAGGGATTTCGCCGCCTCCCGCAGCATGGCGGCATGGCTTGACCAGACAATGCAGGTCAGAATCGTTGGTATTTCCATTATATTGCGCCTCCGGACATGCCCCTCCCGGATCTCAAGCATTAAAATCCTGCTTTTATACCCACAAAGGCCATGTTGGTGGGAATGCGGGACGTATTTGTATAACGCACCTCTTCCTTGGTGGTAGCGGCTAGCAGTTCCGCGTAGGGTTCCACCCACCAGTCCTGGAGGTCAAAGCGTTTTGAAATGCGCACTTCGCCCAGCCAGAAATTGCCTTCCTGATTGGCCTCCATATTGGCCTGATCCGTCCAGATGGGACCGGTCCAGGTGGCGCCCACACGCAGGGTGAACCAGTCCGGGTGAGCGAAAGTAAATCCCACGGTGGCCTTGGAAGTGGGGGTGAAGGGAATCTGGTTGCCCTTGTATTGTCCGGAAGTGATCTGCGGGTTCAGAATGGTGCCGTTGGCAAACAGGGTGAAATACTCCGTGGCCTTCCAACTGGCCTCGCCTTCCAGACCGGTGATCTGTACGCTGTCGATGTTTTGCTTTTGTGAAATGAAGTAATCACCTGTCTTTGTGTCGTCCTTGATGGAGGCGATATAATCCTCGGCCCAGGTGATGTAGCCTGTGACGCCAAAGGTCAGTTCCTTGAGCGGCGAAAAATCAAAACCCGCATCCAGGGTGCGCGAGAGTTCGGGCTTGAGGTCGGGGCTGCCTTTATACAAGGTGCTGCCGTAAACATATTCGCCGAAGCGTTCGTCCAGGCTGGCGGAGCGGAAGGCCTCGCCGTAATTGGCGCGGAAAACAAGCAGGCCGTCCCAGGGATTCACGCGGAGGCCCAGTTTGGGAGTGAGACGGTTGTCCACTTCAACGCCGTACTCTTTGCGCCAATTGCGTACCTTGCTGGTGGAATCCTTGTCATAGCCGTCCGTGCCGATGATGTCGTAGCGCAGGCCGGGAATGATCTGCACAGTGTTGCCGAACAGACTGATTTCATCCTGAATGTAACCGGCCAGGGTATACTGGCTGCCTCCTTTTTCACGGATGCGGTCTTTGTAGGTGGAGAGATGGGAATAATCCAGATCCTGATCCGAGCGTCCGTATGAGGCGGCAACGCCCATGGTGATCTGCTGGTGTTCTCCCCAGGCGAAGGTATTCTGCTGGTCAAGATTGTACTGTTCCTGCCTGGTAGGCGAAGTATAGTCCACACGTGTGCCTACTATACTGTCGTAATCCGTGTGCAGAAAGTCCGCGCGGAGAGCCAGGGAACTGTCCACTACGCCGAAGTCCTTGTGCAGGCGCAGGCCGAAACCTGTTTTGTGGTACTCGTACAGGCGGTAGTCATCGTCGAAATTGTATTGCCCGGTGCGCAGATTGGAGGCCAGATCGGCATTGACCGTGATGTCGGCCGTGTCGTCAAAGCGATAACCCACACGCGCCGCGCCCGTGACGTTGCGCACGCCGGTGCCGTCGTCATTATAGCCGGGCTTCTGATTGCTGGCGGCCTTGGAGCTGTGCTCCGGGATGCCGTTGAAGCCGTAGGAGGTCAGATAGCTGCCGGAAAGGGAATAATTGAATTTCCCCACCGCTCCGGCATGATACAGGCTGGAATCCCAAGTGTTATAAC is a genomic window containing:
- a CDS encoding TonB-dependent receptor plug domain-containing protein → MNPVVVTATRTKHSLGDVSAAVSVVTRKELDRIPAQNVLDVLRTMSGVTVDSDRSVFGSSTYNKVIIRGMGGNTQGRVLVLVDGMPAMPAGTNIFEWNSINLDAVERIEVVRGPSSALYGSSAMGGVINIITRTPPKEGFTATLDTKYGSYNTWDSSLYHAGAVGKFNYSLSGSYLTSYGFNGIPEHSSKAASNQKPGYNDDGTGVRNVTGAARVGYRFDDTADITVNADLASNLRTGQYNFDDDYRLYEYHKTGFGLRLHKDFGVVDSSLALRADFLHTDYDSIVGTRVDYTSPTRQEQYNLDQQNTFAWGEHQQITMGVAASYGRSDQDLDYSHLSTYKDRIREKGGSQYTLAGYIQDEISLFGNTVQIIPGLRYDIIGTDGYDKDSTSKVRNWRKEYGVEVDNRLTPKLGLRVNPWDGLLVFRANYGEAFRSASLDERFGEYVYGSTLYKGSPDLKPELSRTLDAGFDFSPLKELTFGVTGYITWAEDYIASIKDDTKTGDYFISQKQNIDSVQITGLEGEASWKATEYFTLFANGTILNPQITSGQYKGNQIPFTPTSKATVGFTFAHPDWFTLRVGATWTGPIWTDQANMEANQEGNFWLGEVRISKRFDLQDWWVEPYAELLAATTKEEVRYTNTSRIPTNMAFVGIKAGF